A genomic stretch from Sphingobacterium sp. ML3W includes:
- a CDS encoding electron transfer flavoprotein subunit alpha/FixB family protein, protein MSILVYVENTDGKFKKSAFEVVSYAKAIADNTNTDLVAISIGNVAQDELAALGSYGASKVLTVNNEQLSSFVNQAYASIIAEAVKSIGANLLVLSNSFSGKGLAPRIAAKLHAALADGALSLPTIEGEKLIVKKTAFSNKAFATVELTAATKVISLSPNAYETKETGGTAVVESFTANVAQADFSTIVKEIVRATDKVSLPEAEIVVSAGRGLKGPENWGMIEELADVLGAATACSKPVSDAGWRPHSEHVGQTGIVVSPNLYIAIGISGAIQHLAGVSSSKTIVVINKDPEAPFFKVADYGIVGDAFDIVPKLTQALKAYKGS, encoded by the coding sequence ATGTCAATACTAGTATATGTAGAAAATACCGATGGAAAATTCAAAAAGTCTGCTTTTGAAGTAGTTTCTTATGCGAAAGCCATCGCTGATAATACAAACACTGATCTTGTTGCCATTTCTATTGGTAATGTTGCACAGGATGAACTTGCTGCTCTGGGCAGCTATGGTGCTTCCAAAGTACTCACCGTCAATAATGAACAACTCTCCTCTTTCGTCAATCAGGCCTATGCAAGCATTATCGCTGAGGCTGTCAAGAGCATAGGAGCTAACCTGCTTGTACTTTCCAATTCATTCTCGGGTAAAGGTCTTGCTCCCCGGATTGCTGCGAAACTCCATGCAGCTCTTGCAGATGGCGCACTATCCTTACCAACTATCGAAGGCGAAAAATTAATTGTTAAAAAGACTGCATTTTCAAATAAAGCATTTGCCACAGTAGAATTGACCGCAGCAACCAAGGTCATTTCCCTTAGCCCCAATGCCTATGAAACCAAGGAAACCGGAGGCACTGCAGTGGTTGAATCATTTACGGCAAATGTTGCCCAAGCAGACTTCTCTACAATTGTTAAGGAGATTGTACGCGCGACAGATAAAGTTTCATTGCCTGAGGCAGAAATCGTTGTCTCCGCAGGCCGTGGACTAAAGGGCCCTGAAAACTGGGGAATGATCGAAGAGTTAGCAGATGTCCTTGGTGCCGCTACAGCATGTTCAAAACCTGTTTCTGATGCAGGATGGCGTCCCCATTCGGAACACGTTGGCCAAACGGGTATTGTTGTGAGTCCTAATCTCTATATCGCAATTGGTATCTCAGGGGCCATTCAACACTTGGCTGGAGTCAGCTCATCGAAAACTATTGTTGTCATCAACAAGGATCCTGAAGCACCGTTCTTCAAAGTTGCGGATTATGGTATCGTTGGTGATGCCTTTGATATTGTACCCAAATTGACACAAGCATTAAAAGCTTACAAAGGTAGCTAA
- a CDS encoding electron transfer flavoprotein subunit beta/FixA family protein → MKILVCISNVPDTTSKITFTNDNTAFNTAGVQFIINPYDEIALSKAVELAEGGKGTVTVINVGDASTDATIRKALAIGADNAVRINAIPRDAWFVANQIANYAKDNAFDLILTGRESIDYNGAQVGAIVAELLNIPSVSIAKKVDIAADTVSIEREIEGGKEVVTAKLPIVIGTAEGVAEPKIPNMRGIMSARTKPLDVLEPSAVDTLSHIVNYETPAPRGTVKLVDAAEVEKLVSLLHDEAKVI, encoded by the coding sequence ATGAAAATATTAGTTTGTATAAGTAATGTCCCTGACACTACATCGAAGATCACTTTTACAAATGACAACACGGCCTTTAATACAGCTGGGGTGCAGTTTATTATAAACCCTTATGATGAGATTGCTCTTTCCAAGGCAGTTGAATTGGCTGAAGGAGGAAAAGGAACAGTGACTGTCATCAATGTTGGAGATGCATCCACCGATGCAACCATTCGCAAAGCATTGGCTATAGGCGCAGACAATGCCGTCCGTATTAATGCTATTCCCAGAGATGCCTGGTTTGTGGCCAATCAAATCGCAAATTACGCAAAGGACAATGCTTTTGATCTGATTTTAACTGGACGAGAATCCATCGATTATAATGGTGCTCAGGTCGGTGCAATTGTTGCCGAATTGCTGAATATACCATCCGTGTCAATTGCCAAAAAGGTCGATATAGCTGCTGATACCGTCAGTATTGAACGTGAAATAGAAGGCGGAAAAGAAGTTGTAACCGCCAAACTTCCCATTGTTATTGGCACAGCTGAAGGAGTAGCCGAGCCTAAGATACCCAATATGCGTGGTATTATGAGTGCACGTACCAAACCATTGGATGTGCTGGAACCATCCGCAGTTGATACACTTTCCCACATTGTTAATTATGAGACTCCAGCTCCACGCGGTACTGTAAAACTCGTTGATGCTGCAGAAGTTGAGAAACTGGTTTCTCTATTACATGATGAGGCCAAAGTTATTTAA
- a CDS encoding tetratricopeptide repeat protein: MSTRLDQLNEFLKESPEDPFLKYAIAAEYLKLNDEQEALSRFEKLIENHPDYVGTYYHLGKLYEKLDKQEPAITTYKNGIEIARKSRNFHALGELQGALSFLVEDDDDDF, translated from the coding sequence ATGTCAACACGATTGGATCAACTCAACGAATTTTTGAAAGAGAGCCCCGAAGATCCTTTTTTAAAATATGCTATTGCTGCCGAGTATCTGAAGCTGAATGACGAGCAGGAAGCTCTGTCCAGATTTGAAAAGCTGATAGAAAATCATCCGGATTATGTGGGAACATATTATCATCTGGGAAAATTATATGAAAAACTGGACAAACAGGAACCTGCAATTACAACATATAAAAATGGAATTGAAATAGCCCGCAAAAGCCGTAATTTCCATGCATTGGGAGAGTTACAGGGAGCTTTGTCATTTTTAGTAGAGGATGACGATGATGATTTTTAA